In one Flavobacteriales bacterium genomic region, the following are encoded:
- the rfbB gene encoding dTDP-glucose 4,6-dehydratase, with the protein MSNTRNLLITGGAGFIGSHVVRRFVTKYPQHRIINLDALTYAGNLENLRDVENAPNYTFVKADICDAEAVARVFKEYAIDGVIHLAAESHVDRSITDPLAFVRTNVFGTVTLLNAAKEAWKGSFEGRRFYHVSTDEVYGSLHDDGFFTEETPYDPQSPYSASKAASDHFVRAYGNTYKLPFVVSNCSNNYGSHHFPEKLIPLMINNIRSSKPLPVYGKGENVRDWLWVEDHAAAIDAIFHKGRNGETYNIGGHNEWKNIDLVHLLCSIMDRKLGRAEGESAKLITYVTDRAGHDLRYAIDASKIERELGWRPSITFEEGLERTVDWYLANTEWLDHVTSGAYQLYYQAHYAQR; encoded by the coding sequence ATGAGCAACACACGCAACCTCCTCATCACCGGCGGCGCCGGCTTCATCGGCAGCCATGTGGTGCGGCGCTTCGTCACGAAGTACCCGCAGCACCGCATCATCAACCTCGATGCCCTCACCTACGCGGGCAATCTGGAGAACCTGCGCGACGTCGAGAACGCCCCCAACTACACCTTCGTGAAGGCCGACATCTGTGATGCGGAAGCGGTCGCCCGGGTGTTCAAGGAGTACGCCATCGATGGTGTCATCCACCTCGCGGCCGAGAGCCATGTGGACCGCAGCATCACCGATCCGCTGGCGTTCGTCCGCACCAATGTGTTCGGTACGGTCACGCTGCTGAACGCTGCGAAGGAAGCGTGGAAGGGCAGCTTTGAGGGCAGGCGCTTCTACCATGTGAGCACCGATGAGGTCTACGGCTCGCTCCATGACGATGGCTTCTTCACCGAGGAGACGCCCTATGACCCGCAGAGCCCCTACAGCGCCAGCAAGGCAGCGAGCGACCACTTCGTGCGGGCCTACGGCAACACCTACAAGCTGCCCTTCGTGGTGAGCAACTGCAGCAACAACTACGGCAGCCACCACTTCCCGGAGAAGCTGATCCCGCTCATGATCAACAACATCCGCAGCAGCAAGCCGCTGCCCGTGTACGGAAAGGGCGAGAACGTGCGCGACTGGCTGTGGGTGGAGGACCATGCCGCCGCCATCGACGCCATCTTCCATAAGGGCAGGAACGGTGAGACCTACAACATCGGCGGCCACAACGAGTGGAAGAACATCGACCTGGTGCACCTGCTCTGCTCCATCATGGACCGCAAGCTCGGCCGTGCCGAAGGGGAGAGCGCGAAGCTGATCACCTACGTCACCGACCGCGCCGGCCATGACCTGCGCTACGCCATCGATGCCTCCAAGATCGAGCGGGAGTTGGGATGGAGGCCGAGCATCACTTTCGAGGAGGGTCTGGAACGCACCGTGGACTGGTACCTCGCCAACACCGAATGGCTGGACCACGTGACGAGCGGCGCCTACCAGCTGTACTACCAGGCGCACTACGCCCAGCGCTGA
- the rfaD gene encoding ADP-glyceromanno-heptose 6-epimerase — protein sequence MIVVTGAAGFIGSALVGELLRQGWQDIVAVDDFSRTDKAPNLSGKELSAMVDRTDFFRWLDRNEKLVQFIFHLGARTDTTEFNAAIFDELNLHYSQRMWEACVKYGLPLVYASSAATYGSGELGYSDHDDSLPQRLHPLNPYGESKNDFDKWALAQDHKPFFWAGLKFFNVYGPNEYHKGRMASVVLHAFNQIRDTGGMKLFRSHRPDYKDGEQLRDFVYVKDVCSVCLYLMEHRKHSGLYNLGSGKARTFLDLARATFKAMGREERISFIDTPADIRDKYQYFTEADMAKLKAIGYDKPFASLEEGVNDYVTNYLAKGAYC from the coding sequence ATGATCGTAGTGACCGGAGCCGCAGGCTTCATCGGCAGCGCCTTGGTGGGCGAGCTGCTGCGCCAGGGCTGGCAGGACATCGTGGCAGTGGACGATTTCAGCCGCACGGACAAGGCCCCCAACCTGTCGGGCAAGGAACTCTCCGCCATGGTCGACCGCACGGATTTCTTCCGCTGGCTGGACCGGAACGAGAAGCTCGTGCAGTTCATCTTCCACCTCGGCGCACGCACCGATACCACCGAGTTCAATGCGGCGATCTTCGACGAGCTGAACCTGCACTACAGCCAGCGCATGTGGGAGGCCTGCGTCAAGTACGGCCTCCCCCTGGTCTATGCCTCCAGCGCGGCCACCTATGGCAGTGGTGAGCTCGGCTACAGCGATCACGACGACAGCCTGCCCCAACGCCTGCATCCGCTGAACCCCTATGGGGAGAGCAAGAACGACTTCGACAAGTGGGCGCTGGCCCAGGATCACAAGCCTTTCTTCTGGGCGGGCCTCAAGTTCTTCAACGTCTACGGGCCCAATGAGTACCACAAGGGCCGCATGGCAAGCGTGGTGCTCCACGCCTTCAACCAGATCCGTGATACCGGGGGCATGAAGCTCTTCCGCAGCCACCGGCCGGACTACAAGGACGGTGAGCAGCTCCGCGATTTCGTTTACGTGAAGGACGTCTGCAGCGTGTGCCTCTACCTGATGGAGCACCGGAAGCACAGCGGGCTCTACAACCTCGGCAGCGGCAAGGCCCGCACCTTCCTCGACCTTGCGCGGGCCACCTTCAAGGCGATGGGCCGGGAGGAGCGCATCTCCTTCATCGACACCCCGGCCGATATCCGCGACAAGTACCAATACTTCACGGAGGCCGACATGGCCAAGCTGAAGGCCATCGGGTACGACAAGCCCTTCGCCTCACTTGAAGAGGGCGTAAACGACTACGTGACGAACTACCTCGCGAAGGGCGCCTACTGCTGA
- a CDS encoding 6-carboxytetrahydropterin synthase: protein MPIVHITRRERFSASHRLARADWDDAKNLAVFGKCSNPNGHGHNYVLWVTVSGEQDPETSFVTDLSRLSRIIKEHVIDHLDHRNIDADVAFMKGRRSSTENLCVAIWEQLEVPVKALGATLRTVKVEETENNYAEYHGER, encoded by the coding sequence ATGCCCATCGTGCACATCACCCGCCGGGAGCGCTTCAGCGCCTCCCACCGCCTCGCCCGCGCCGATTGGGACGATGCGAAGAACCTGGCCGTGTTCGGCAAGTGCTCCAATCCGAACGGCCACGGCCACAATTACGTGCTGTGGGTGACCGTGAGCGGTGAGCAGGATCCCGAGACGAGCTTCGTCACCGACCTCAGCCGGTTGAGCCGGATCATCAAGGAGCATGTGATCGATCACCTGGACCACAGGAACATCGATGCGGATGTGGCGTTCATGAAGGGGAGGCGCAGCAGCACAGAGAACCTGTGCGTGGCCATCTGGGAGCAGCTGGAGGTGCCGGTGAAGGCCTTGGGAGCCACGTTGCGTACGGTGAAGGTGGAGGAGACCGAGAACAATTATGCCGAGTACCATGGCGAGCGGTGA
- the alaS gene encoding alanine--tRNA ligase, translated as MLTSQQIRQKFLDHFAKHGHTIVPSAPMVVKDDPTLMFTNAGMNQFKDLFLGNREAKHKRIADTQKCLRVSGKHNDLEEVGIDTYHHTMFEMLGNWSFGDYFKKEAIQWAWELLVDEYRINTADIYVTYFGGDEKDGLPADEETRDLWKQYLPAERILPFSRKDNFWEMGDTGPCGPCTEIHVDVRTAEEKAQKPGRELVNNDHPQVIEIWNNVFMQFERKADGSLVTLPAQHVDTGMGFERLCMVLQGKRSNYDTDVFQPLIQAIAKRSGKTYGAEEKADIAMRVCADHLRAISFAIADGQLPSNTGAGYVIRRILRRAVRYGYSFLGFNEPFMHELVRTLAGQMGDQFPELRKQQQLVESVMQEEEKAFLRTLEQGTKRLEQALAESKETLAGDRAFELFDTYGFPIDLTQLMAREQGMSVDMKGFEAELQKQKERSRAATAVTTGDWVELGKGETAFIGYDELGTEARILRYRKVSGKGGDQFQLVLDRTPFYAEGGGQVGDQGWLVQGADQVEVIDTKRENQLIVHFTKELPKDVTQPLTAQVNTQRRGLTARNHTATHLLHHALRKHLGTHVEQKGSLVAPDRLRFDISHFAKVTPEELSTIEREVNAMITDDIVFEDKRNVPIAEAKAMGAMALFGEKYGDNVRVVKFGPSIELCGGTHVPRTGVIGPFRIVSESALAAGIRRIEAITSLEAERMINEKLAKLEAIEALLKNPADVVAAVQKLAEQNTALTKELEKAAREKVKRYATAIPAKATANSKGVKVLVEQLDLDAQGLKDLGFTLREQHADLAFVAGSVIDGKPLLAVSLGKQALEATGLKAVDIIKQIGPLIKGGGGGQPDFATAGGKEPGGMADALKKAAELLS; from the coding sequence ATGCTCACCAGCCAGCAGATCCGCCAGAAGTTCCTCGACCATTTCGCCAAGCACGGCCACACCATCGTGCCCAGCGCGCCCATGGTGGTGAAGGACGACCCCACGTTGATGTTCACCAACGCGGGCATGAACCAGTTCAAGGACCTCTTCCTGGGCAACCGCGAGGCCAAGCACAAACGCATCGCCGACACGCAGAAGTGCCTGCGCGTCTCGGGCAAGCATAACGACCTGGAGGAGGTGGGCATCGACACGTACCACCACACGATGTTCGAGATGCTCGGCAACTGGAGCTTCGGGGACTACTTCAAGAAGGAGGCGATCCAGTGGGCCTGGGAACTGCTGGTGGACGAGTACAGGATCAACACGGCCGACATCTACGTGACCTACTTCGGCGGCGATGAGAAGGACGGCCTGCCCGCCGATGAGGAGACGCGCGACCTGTGGAAGCAGTACCTGCCCGCCGAGCGCATCCTGCCCTTCAGCCGCAAGGACAACTTCTGGGAGATGGGCGACACCGGTCCCTGCGGGCCGTGCACCGAGATCCACGTGGATGTGCGCACCGCCGAGGAAAAGGCGCAGAAGCCCGGCCGCGAGCTGGTGAACAACGATCACCCGCAGGTGATCGAGATCTGGAACAACGTGTTCATGCAGTTCGAGCGCAAGGCCGATGGTTCGCTCGTGACATTGCCCGCCCAGCACGTGGACACCGGCATGGGCTTCGAGCGCCTGTGCATGGTGCTGCAAGGCAAGCGCAGCAACTATGACACGGATGTGTTCCAGCCGCTGATCCAGGCCATCGCGAAACGGAGCGGCAAGACCTACGGTGCAGAGGAGAAGGCCGACATCGCCATGCGTGTGTGCGCCGACCACCTGCGTGCCATCAGCTTCGCCATCGCCGACGGGCAGCTGCCCAGCAACACCGGCGCGGGTTATGTGATCCGCCGCATTCTGCGGAGGGCCGTGCGCTACGGCTACAGCTTCCTCGGCTTCAATGAGCCCTTCATGCACGAGCTGGTGAGGACCTTGGCCGGGCAGATGGGCGACCAGTTCCCCGAACTGCGCAAGCAGCAGCAGCTGGTGGAGAGCGTGATGCAGGAAGAGGAGAAGGCCTTCCTCCGCACCCTGGAGCAAGGAACGAAGCGTCTCGAACAAGCGCTTGCGGAGTCGAAGGAGACGCTCGCTGGCGACCGTGCCTTCGAGCTCTTCGACACCTACGGCTTCCCCATCGACCTCACGCAGCTCATGGCGCGCGAGCAGGGGATGAGCGTGGACATGAAAGGCTTCGAGGCGGAGCTGCAGAAGCAGAAGGAACGCTCCCGCGCCGCCACGGCCGTCACCACCGGAGATTGGGTGGAGCTCGGCAAAGGCGAGACCGCCTTCATCGGCTATGACGAACTCGGCACCGAGGCCCGCATCCTGCGCTACCGCAAGGTCTCCGGCAAGGGCGGCGACCAGTTCCAGCTCGTGCTCGACCGCACGCCCTTCTATGCGGAAGGCGGCGGCCAGGTGGGCGACCAGGGCTGGTTGGTGCAAGGTGCCGATCAGGTCGAAGTGATCGACACCAAGCGCGAGAACCAGCTGATCGTGCACTTCACCAAGGAGCTGCCGAAGGATGTGACCCAGCCGCTCACCGCGCAGGTGAACACGCAGCGCCGCGGCCTCACCGCGCGCAACCACACCGCCACGCACCTGTTGCACCACGCCCTGCGCAAGCACCTGGGCACGCACGTAGAGCAGAAGGGTTCTTTGGTGGCGCCCGACCGCCTGCGCTTCGACATCAGCCACTTCGCCAAGGTGACGCCCGAGGAGCTGTCCACCATCGAGCGCGAGGTGAACGCGATGATCACGGATGACATCGTGTTCGAGGACAAGCGCAACGTGCCCATCGCCGAGGCGAAGGCCATGGGCGCCATGGCGCTCTTCGGCGAGAAGTACGGTGACAACGTGCGGGTGGTGAAGTTCGGCCCCAGCATCGAGCTCTGCGGTGGTACGCACGTGCCGCGCACCGGCGTGATCGGTCCCTTCCGGATCGTGAGCGAGAGCGCACTGGCCGCAGGCATCCGCCGCATCGAGGCCATCACCAGCCTGGAGGCCGAGCGCATGATCAACGAGAAGCTCGCGAAGCTGGAGGCCATCGAGGCCCTGCTGAAGAACCCCGCCGATGTGGTGGCCGCCGTGCAGAAGCTCGCGGAGCAGAACACCGCGCTCACCAAGGAGCTGGAGAAGGCGGCCCGCGAGAAGGTGAAGCGTTATGCCACCGCCATCCCCGCCAAGGCCACGGCCAACAGCAAGGGCGTGAAGGTGCTGGTGGAACAGCTCGACCTCGATGCCCAGGGCCTGAAGGACCTCGGCTTCACACTGCGCGAACAGCACGCCGACCTCGCCTTCGTGGCCGGCTCCGTGATCGACGGCAAGCCGCTGCTCGCGGTATCCCTGGGCAAGCAAGCGCTGGAAGCCACGGGCCTCAAGGCCGTCGACATCATCAAGCAGATCGGTCCGCTGATCAAGGGCGGCGGCGGTGGCCAACCGGACTTCGCCACGGCCGGCGGCAAGGAGCCCGGCGGCATGGCCGATGCGTTGAAGAAGGCGGCGGAGTTGCTGAGCTGA
- a CDS encoding histidinol phosphatase, with amino-acid sequence MGLFGSLFGKKEPVLGPADLSVLGCDVHSHFIPGIDDGAQSLEQSMDLLAAMRELGYRKVITTPHSMADGYRNTPEIILGGLEKLRAEVRRQGIDIQVDAAAEYYLDHELERKVTEGRVLTFGDRLLLFELPFISEPAMLLNIVFLMQTQGYRPVLAHPERYGFWHSDFSKYERLKERGVLFQLNLVALSGAYGPKAREVAERLIDAGSYELLGTDCHNMNHVEAIRNTLARPYLHKLIASGKLLNARL; translated from the coding sequence ATGGGCCTCTTCGGCAGCCTGTTCGGGAAGAAGGAGCCGGTGCTCGGCCCGGCAGACCTGTCCGTCCTGGGCTGCGATGTGCACAGCCATTTCATCCCGGGCATCGACGATGGGGCGCAGAGCCTGGAGCAGAGCATGGATCTGCTCGCCGCCATGCGCGAACTCGGCTACCGCAAGGTGATCACCACGCCGCACAGCATGGCCGACGGCTACCGCAACACACCCGAGATCATCCTCGGCGGGTTGGAGAAGCTGCGGGCCGAGGTGCGGCGCCAGGGCATCGACATCCAGGTGGATGCGGCGGCCGAGTACTACCTGGACCACGAGCTGGAGCGCAAGGTGACCGAAGGGCGGGTGCTCACCTTCGGCGACCGGCTCCTGCTCTTCGAGCTGCCCTTCATCAGCGAGCCGGCCATGCTGCTCAACATCGTCTTCCTGATGCAGACGCAAGGCTACCGTCCGGTGCTGGCGCATCCCGAGCGCTACGGATTCTGGCACAGCGACTTCAGCAAGTACGAGCGGCTGAAGGAGCGCGGCGTGCTGTTCCAGCTCAACCTGGTGGCCCTTTCCGGCGCCTACGGCCCGAAGGCCAGGGAAGTGGCGGAGCGCCTCATCGATGCGGGCTCCTATGAGCTGCTGGGCACGGATTGCCACAACATGAACCACGTGGAAGCGATCCGGAATACCCTTGCGCGGCCCTATCTGCACAAGCTGATTGCCAGCGGCAAGCTGCTGAACGCCCGGCTATGA
- a CDS encoding MerR family transcriptional regulator, producing the protein MPLKPKTIGKLYWTIGEVAEELGVNTSSIRFWEKEFGTIIPKRTNRGDRLYTTKEIDQLRTIQRLVKEEGFTLNGAKSQMKQGAVAKDPVPAADHEAIRERLLAIRRSLVELRNALGGEPASPQQ; encoded by the coding sequence ATGCCGCTCAAGCCCAAGACCATCGGAAAGCTCTACTGGACCATCGGCGAAGTAGCCGAGGAGCTGGGCGTGAACACTTCCTCCATCCGTTTCTGGGAGAAGGAGTTCGGCACGATCATACCCAAGCGCACCAACCGTGGTGACCGGCTCTACACCACCAAGGAGATCGACCAGCTGCGCACCATCCAACGGTTGGTGAAGGAGGAGGGCTTCACGCTCAATGGAGCGAAGAGCCAGATGAAGCAGGGCGCGGTGGCGAAGGATCCGGTGCCGGCCGCGGACCATGAGGCCATCCGCGAGCGGCTCCTTGCCATCCGGCGGTCCTTGGTGGAGCTGCGGAACGCGCTGGGAGGGGAGCCCGCATCGCCTCAGCAGTAG
- a CDS encoding M23 family metallopeptidase has translation MAEHKYRFNPKTLNFERIRLSTWQKVRRTALLLLPGVAVGLLGIFLVYQFVDSPKEAELRRENKQLLVQYELLNKQLAELEGVMADVRRRDDNIYRVIFEADPVPESMRQAGVGGINRYRELAGYASSDLVMDTRKRLDLLARQLVVQSVSLDEVAELVLRKQEMLASIPAIQPIPNEDLTQTAGGFGWRIHPIHKIQKFHAGMDFTAKLGTPIHTTGDGKVVYADYGTNGYGMHVVIDHGFDYQTLYAHLSRIEVRVGQRVKRGDVIGLVGNTGLSVGPHLHYEVHKGGQPVDPANYYFNDLSPEEYARLVELSRSAGQALD, from the coding sequence ATGGCCGAGCACAAGTATCGCTTCAATCCCAAGACGCTCAATTTCGAGCGCATTCGCCTGAGCACCTGGCAAAAGGTGCGGCGAACTGCGCTGCTTCTGCTCCCGGGCGTGGCCGTGGGGCTGCTGGGCATCTTCCTGGTCTACCAGTTCGTGGACAGTCCCAAGGAGGCGGAGCTCCGTCGCGAGAACAAGCAGCTGCTGGTGCAGTATGAATTGCTGAACAAGCAGCTCGCCGAGCTGGAGGGAGTGATGGCCGATGTGCGCCGCAGGGACGATAATATCTACCGGGTGATCTTCGAGGCCGATCCGGTGCCCGAGAGCATGCGCCAGGCAGGGGTGGGGGGCATCAACCGCTACCGCGAGCTGGCTGGCTATGCCAGCAGCGACCTGGTGATGGATACGCGCAAGCGCCTGGACCTGCTGGCCCGTCAGTTGGTGGTGCAATCGGTGTCGCTGGATGAAGTGGCCGAGCTGGTGCTCCGCAAGCAGGAGATGCTCGCCAGCATCCCGGCCATCCAGCCCATCCCCAATGAGGACCTCACCCAGACGGCCGGCGGCTTCGGCTGGCGCATCCACCCGATCCACAAGATCCAGAAGTTCCACGCGGGAATGGACTTCACCGCCAAGCTGGGCACCCCCATCCATACCACCGGCGATGGCAAGGTGGTATATGCGGATTACGGCACCAACGGCTACGGCATGCACGTGGTCATCGACCACGGCTTCGACTACCAGACGCTCTACGCCCACCTGAGCCGGATCGAGGTGCGCGTGGGCCAGCGCGTGAAGCGTGGAGATGTCATCGGGCTGGTGGGGAACACGGGTCTGAGCGTGGGGCCGCACCTCCACTACGAGGTGCACAAGGGCGGGCAGCCTGTCGATCCGGCCAACTACTACTTCAACGACCTGAGCCCGGAGGAATACGCGCGGCTGGTGGAGCTGTCGCGCAGCGCTGGGCAGGCGCTCGACTGA
- a CDS encoding MFS transporter, which produces MPPSGPSSVFAAQRTAYPVLLAIAFSHLLNDTVQALVPAIYPLVKASFQLSYAQIGLITLTFQLTASILQPLVGHWTDKHPRPFALVGGMGSTLIGLALLSQAHSFPMILGSVALVGVGSSIFHPEASRMAYMASGGKRSLSQSVFQLGGNMGSSLGPLLAAAVVVPLGQATVGWFAVLPLVAMVVLWRVGRWYMRILALHRRGTAHDGPVRRSVLPRSKVALIIATLMLLIFSKQFYVASMTSYYTFYLIGRFGLSVQEAQVQLFLFLFAAAIGTLLGGFLGDRIGYKRIVWASILGAAPFTLALPYADLFWTGVLAFLAGFILASAFSAILVYAQLLIPGRVGLVSGLFFGFAFGMAGLGSALLGRLADATDIDTVFRVCSFLPLLGLLCWYLPDQKRFT; this is translated from the coding sequence ATGCCCCCGAGCGGCCCCTCTTCCGTATTTGCCGCGCAGCGGACGGCCTATCCGGTCCTCCTCGCCATCGCATTCTCGCACCTGCTGAACGATACGGTGCAGGCGCTGGTCCCGGCCATCTATCCGCTGGTGAAGGCTTCCTTTCAGCTGAGCTACGCGCAGATCGGCCTCATCACGCTCACCTTCCAGCTCACCGCGTCCATCCTGCAGCCGCTGGTGGGCCACTGGACGGACAAGCACCCCCGGCCCTTTGCGCTGGTGGGCGGCATGGGCTCCACGCTGATCGGCCTGGCGCTGCTCTCCCAGGCGCACAGCTTTCCGATGATCCTGGGGTCGGTGGCCCTGGTGGGCGTGGGCTCTTCCATCTTCCACCCCGAGGCTTCGCGCATGGCCTACATGGCCTCAGGCGGCAAGCGCTCGCTCTCCCAATCGGTCTTCCAGCTCGGCGGGAACATGGGCTCCTCACTGGGCCCGCTGCTGGCGGCGGCGGTGGTGGTGCCCCTCGGTCAAGCCACGGTGGGCTGGTTCGCGGTGCTGCCGCTCGTGGCCATGGTCGTTCTGTGGCGTGTAGGGAGATGGTACATGCGCATCCTGGCCCTTCATCGCCGCGGGACCGCCCATGATGGGCCTGTGCGGCGCTCGGTGCTGCCCCGGAGCAAGGTGGCTCTCATCATCGCCACGCTGATGCTGCTGATCTTCTCCAAGCAGTTCTATGTGGCCAGCATGACGAGCTACTACACCTTCTACCTCATCGGCCGCTTCGGCCTCAGCGTGCAGGAGGCGCAGGTGCAGCTCTTCCTCTTCCTCTTCGCCGCCGCCATCGGCACCCTGCTCGGCGGCTTCCTCGGCGACCGCATCGGCTACAAGCGGATCGTATGGGCCAGCATTCTCGGCGCCGCGCCGTTCACCCTGGCCCTCCCTTACGCCGATCTCTTCTGGACCGGCGTGCTGGCCTTCCTGGCCGGTTTCATCCTAGCATCGGCCTTCTCCGCCATCCTGGTGTATGCCCAGCTGCTCATCCCCGGTCGTGTGGGGCTCGTGTCCGGACTGTTCTTCGGCTTCGCTTTCGGCATGGCCGGCCTGGGCAGTGCGTTGCTCGGACGCCTCGCCGATGCCACCGACATCGACACCGTTTTCCGGGTCTGCTCCTTCCTGCCCCTGCTGGGCCTGCTCTGCTGGTACCTGCCGGACCAGAAGCGCTTCACCTGA
- the fabD gene encoding ACP S-malonyltransferase → MTAYVFPGQGSQFPGMGKDLYDADSNARIWFEHANDILGFNLTAVMFTGSDSDLKQTNVTQPAIFLHSVVKAKVLGDAFQPAMVAGHSLGEFSALVAAGAMEFADGLKLVAARANAMQKACELQPSTMAAILGLEDEKVEEVCRAIPGVVVPANYNCPGQLVISGTVEAVNAACEALKAAGAKRALVLQVGGAFHSPLMEPARVELETAIAFTPIVNPRCPVYQNVDARPHTDPARIKANLIAQLTAPVRWTQTMQHMLADGCNKVVEVGPGNVLQGLFKKVSKELETSAA, encoded by the coding sequence ATGACCGCCTACGTTTTCCCCGGACAGGGCAGCCAGTTCCCCGGCATGGGCAAGGACCTGTACGACGCCGACAGCAATGCCCGCATCTGGTTCGAGCATGCCAACGACATCCTGGGCTTCAACCTCACCGCGGTGATGTTCACCGGTAGCGATTCCGACCTGAAGCAGACCAATGTGACGCAACCCGCCATCTTCCTGCACAGCGTGGTGAAGGCCAAGGTGCTGGGCGATGCGTTCCAGCCCGCCATGGTGGCCGGGCACAGCTTGGGCGAGTTCAGCGCGCTGGTGGCCGCCGGGGCCATGGAGTTCGCCGATGGCCTGAAGCTGGTGGCTGCGCGGGCCAATGCCATGCAGAAGGCCTGCGAACTGCAGCCGAGCACCATGGCCGCCATCCTGGGCTTGGAGGACGAGAAGGTGGAGGAGGTGTGCAGGGCCATCCCCGGCGTGGTGGTGCCCGCCAACTACAACTGCCCCGGTCAGCTGGTGATCAGCGGCACCGTGGAGGCCGTGAACGCCGCCTGCGAGGCCCTGAAGGCTGCCGGTGCCAAGCGCGCGCTCGTCTTGCAGGTGGGCGGTGCCTTCCACAGCCCGCTGATGGAGCCTGCCCGCGTGGAGCTGGAAACAGCCATCGCCTTCACGCCCATCGTGAACCCGCGCTGCCCGGTGTACCAGAACGTGGACGCCCGTCCGCACACCGACCCCGCCCGCATCAAGGCCAACCTGATCGCCCAGCTCACCGCCCCTGTGCGTTGGACCCAGACGATGCAGCACATGCTCGCCGATGGGTGCAACAAGGTGGTGGAAGTAGGCCCCGGCAACGTGTTGCAGGGGCTGTTCAAGAAGGTGAGCAAGGAACTCGAGACGAGCGCCGCATAG
- the folE gene encoding GTP cyclohydrolase I FolE, with protein MASGEHETSGEGYERIDQYDPKRLAEISGHFAPILKAIGEDPGREGLKKTPERVAKALQYLTHGYDLDPAAILRSAMFTEDYSQMVLVKDIEVYSMCEHHMLPFFGKAHVAYIPNGRIVGLSKVPRVVDAFARRLQVQERLTDQIRDCLHDTLQPLGVAVVLECSHLCMQMRGIQKQNSVTTTSAFTGIFLTDNRTREEFIQLLSARLH; from the coding sequence ATGGCGAGCGGTGAACACGAGACCAGCGGCGAGGGCTATGAACGGATAGACCAGTACGATCCCAAGCGGCTGGCCGAGATCAGCGGTCATTTCGCGCCCATCCTGAAGGCCATCGGCGAGGACCCCGGGCGCGAGGGCCTGAAGAAGACCCCGGAGCGCGTGGCCAAGGCCCTGCAGTACCTGACCCACGGCTATGACCTCGACCCGGCCGCCATCCTGCGCAGCGCCATGTTCACCGAGGACTATAGCCAGATGGTGCTGGTGAAGGACATCGAGGTGTATTCCATGTGCGAGCACCACATGCTGCCCTTCTTCGGCAAGGCGCACGTTGCCTACATCCCCAACGGGCGTATCGTGGGCCTGAGCAAGGTGCCGCGTGTGGTGGACGCCTTCGCCCGCCGCCTGCAGGTGCAGGAGCGCCTCACCGACCAGATCCGCGACTGCCTGCACGACACCCTTCAGCCCTTGGGCGTGGCGGTGGTGCTGGAGTGCTCCCACCTGTGCATGCAGATGCGGGGCATCCAGAAGCAGAACTCCGTGACCACCACCAGCGCCTTCACGGGCATCTTCCTGACCGATAACCGCACCCGGGAGGAGTTCATCCAGCTCTTGAGCGCGAGGCTCCATTGA
- a CDS encoding Bax inhibitor-1/YccA family protein — protein sequence MEQHPAPATGQVIYGPDASVRTFLSHVFAYMAAALIISGAMSWLFASTPGLLAYLYSVDGAGQVTGRSLLGWGVMLAPLGLVFLMGGMVNRLSGTAMLLTFLAFATLMGISLCYIFILYAASAIIKVFFMSAAIFGIMAVAGYTTRTDLTRLGSLLFVGLIGIIIATVVNMFLGSSSMDYIISILGVIVFTGLTAYDMQKLKRMGEEVATGTETSQKMALMGALTLYLDFINLFLMLLRLFGRRD from the coding sequence ATGGAGCAGCATCCCGCACCCGCCACCGGCCAGGTCATCTACGGCCCCGACGCCAGTGTGCGCACCTTCCTCAGCCACGTCTTCGCCTACATGGCCGCCGCGCTCATCATCAGCGGCGCCATGTCCTGGCTCTTCGCCAGCACGCCCGGGCTGCTCGCCTACCTCTATAGCGTCGATGGCGCAGGGCAGGTCACCGGCCGCAGCCTGCTGGGGTGGGGGGTGATGCTGGCGCCGCTCGGGCTGGTCTTCCTCATGGGCGGCATGGTCAATCGGCTCAGCGGCACGGCGATGCTGCTCACCTTCCTGGCCTTCGCCACGCTCATGGGCATCAGCCTGTGCTACATCTTCATCCTCTACGCGGCGTCGGCCATCATCAAGGTCTTCTTCATGAGTGCAGCCATTTTCGGCATCATGGCCGTGGCCGGCTACACCACACGGACGGACCTCACCCGGCTCGGCAGCCTCCTCTTCGTCGGCCTCATCGGCATCATCATCGCCACCGTGGTGAACATGTTCCTGGGCAGCAGCAGCATGGATTACATCATCAGCATCCTCGGGGTCATCGTCTTCACGGGACTCACCGCCTACGACATGCAGAAGCTCAAGCGCATGGGAGAGGAGGTGGCCACGGGAACGGAGACCTCACAGAAGATGGCCCTGATGGGCGCCTTGACCCTTTACCTCGACTTCATCAACCTCTTCCTGATGCTGCTGCGCCTTTTCGGACGGCGCGACTGA